The Ignavibacteria bacterium genome contains the following window.
GAAAATTAAACTTCCCTTTATCAGTATAAATAATGCCTTTCCAAGACTCATATTTCCAGCTGCAAGTACCAAAGTGTAGATATTTAAATTTTTTCATTTTCTAAAAAATCCTTTTTTCTAAGATAATTATATTTGAAAAAATGGAGACTGTAAAAATGAAGAAATTTGTTTTACTGTTTCTGCTTTCATTTGTATGGCTTAATGCACAACAGAAATTGCAGCCAGTTGGAAGTGATGTTCATAATTTTGGTACGATTACAAAAGGTTCAATTGTAAAACATACTTTTCAACTTAAGAATGTGTCCAAAAGAACAATTACAATAGAAAGAGTTCAATCATCATGCGGTTGCACTGCTGTGTTAATTTCAAATAAAGTTTTAAAACCAAATCAAATTGCAAAGATCACAGCTGAATTTAATACTGAGGGTTTTACTGGATATCAGGAAAAATACATCTATGTTTATGAGAAAGATAATCCCAACCCAATTTATACTTTGAAATTACAAGCCAATATCTTTGTAGAGTTAGAAGTAGTTCCAATGTATATGGTTTTTGATAATGCAATTGTAGGAGTCGACAAACAAAGTTTTGTTCAAATCATTAATCGTTCAAATAAAAAAGTAAAAATTTTAAAAGTAGAAAACCCTTATGATAATCTTCAGCTTAAAATTGATAAGTATGAATTAGCACCGGGAGATTTTACAACAATACAGGGAACATTCACACCAAAAGTTTCGGGTTTAATTAGAGGTTCGTTCACAATTCATACAGATGCAAAACAGAAAAAAGTGGAAATTAAATTTTACAGCAATGTAAAAGACAGACTTTAATTTAAATTGATCTGGTCAGAGGTTAAGGGGGAAGAAATTAGATGTTGCAACATTTAATGTTATAACATATATTGCCCGCC
Protein-coding sequences here:
- a CDS encoding DUF1573 domain-containing protein — protein: MKKFVLLFLLSFVWLNAQQKLQPVGSDVHNFGTITKGSIVKHTFQLKNVSKRTITIERVQSSCGCTAVLISNKVLKPNQIAKITAEFNTEGFTGYQEKYIYVYEKDNPNPIYTLKLQANIFVELEVVPMYMVFDNAIVGVDKQSFVQIINRSNKKVKILKVENPYDNLQLKIDKYELAPGDFTTIQGTFTPKVSGLIRGSFTIHTDAKQKKVEIKFYSNVKDRL